A region of the Candidatus Polarisedimenticolia bacterium genome:
GCGGATCGCCTCCAGGTCCACGACAGCCGGCAGATCCTCCACGTAAGGGGGGATGAAATCCTCGAGGTGCGTCGTCGAGGAGCGCAGTGCCGCCTCATACGCCATGCGTCGCACGCCGCGGTTCCCGGATTTCAGGAGGGAGTTGGCGCGCTCCTGGATCCACTGGGTCTCCTCGCTACCCGCGGGGCCGCCGTTCGGCGGGTTGTACTTGATGCCGCCGTCTTCCGGCGGGTTGTGCGAAGGGGTGATGATGATGCCGTCGGCGAGGCCCGGCTCCCTGCCGCGGTTGCGAGTCAGGATGGCATGCGAGATGACCGGTGTCGGGGTTGCGCCGTCGTCGGCCTGAAGGATCGTCTCCACGCCGTTGGCCGCCAGGACCTCCAGGACCGTGCGCTGCGCCGGGGCCGACAGGGCGTGCGTGTCCTTACCCAGCAGGAGCGGCCCGTCGGTGCCGCGGCTGCGCCTGAAATCGCAGATTGCCTGGGAGATCGCCAGAATGTGGCCTTCGTTGAATGTGCCGCGCAGCGCCGAGCCCCGGTGCCCGCTCGTCCCGAACGAGACGCGCTGGGCGGGATCGTCGAAGTCGGGGCGACGCTCGTAATACTCCCGCTCCAGGCGCGAAGGGTCGATCAGCATCTCGGGGGGAGCGGGCTTGCCGGCCAAAGGTGAGAGAGGACTCATGCGCGCCGATCGCTTTCGCCGGAAAGGGCCCGGGACGACGGCCCTGGACATGACACTCGAACTGGGCGCTCGATTCTGCTCCAGATAGGGTCGGGATCACAAGCCGCCGCTTCCGCAATGGCGATGCGCCGCTTTCCGCCTATCCTCCTGCATTGACAAGCCCATGAAGGGGTGATAGCTTGCGCGCCGCCGCTGAGATAATTGATTGGATTGGCTCTGTTTCGAGCTCCTCACCTCCAGAGCCGGCCGCCGAACCCCCGAGGTCCAGCCGATGCTTCCCCCTGCCGCGACCGTGCCTCGCCGCATCGCCACGCAGCAGGGGTCTTCCTTCACACTCCTTGCCCTGAGGCCCTCCTGCCGTTACCGTTGCAGTGACCGCGAACAGGTGGAAGGCGCCTGTGGCGGGGCGTCGGCCGGCCCGGCGCCGTTGACCCGGTCCTTCGGCTTCGACGGAGCGCTCCCTGCCTGCGAGTCGGACAGGTCTGATTCCGAGCGCGCTCGGAGAAAAGGAGTTCCTCATGAGCAGAATCATCAAGACGGCTCTGACGCTGGGACTGTTTCTGGCGGCCCTTGGTCTGACCTTCGGAGACGACGCCAAGAAGCCGATCGGAATGAACGAGAAGGTCGAGATGAAGGCGAGCGTCGTTGCCGTCGACAAGACGAACCGTATCTTGACCCTGAAGGGGGAGAAGAGCGCCGCCATGACCTACTACATCGACGAGTCGGTCGGCGATCGCTTCGACAAGGTCAAGGTGGGAGACAAGATCACCGTGAAGTACTACGATTCGGTGGCGTTCGAGCTCAAGAAGCCGGACGAGGCTGGCGTCGCGGTTCCGGGCGCCAAGCCGGCGACGGCCCCCGTCACGGTCATGGCCATCGATCAGGACACTCCTTCGATCACGGTGAAGGCGGCCGACGGCACGGTGATCACGCGCCGTGTCCGGAACAAGAACAATCTTCAGAACGTCCAGGTCGGCGACACGATCATCATCGTCAAGACCGAGCCGCTCGTGGTGGACCTCACCTAGCGGAAGGGCGGGATTCGTGAACAGCGGGCCCGGCCTTCGGACGATCCGCAGGCCGGGCCCTTCATGAAGCGCAGCACCGACGCCGCCTCCCCCCGGGCCGGCAACGGCGCATGGACCCACTCACCTCACGTTTCCGGGCGCGGCCCGGAGAAAGGAGCTCCATGAGCAGGATGTTGAAGACGGCGCTGGTGCTGGGGTTGTTCCTGGCGGCGCTGAGCGTGACGCTCGCGGGCGACGACAAGAAGCCCGCCAAGCCGATCACCCTCAGCGACAAGGTGACGATCAAGGCGACGGTCGAGTCGATCGACAAGACGAACCGGCTCGTAACCCTGAAGGGACCCAAGGGAAACGAGGTGACTTTCTATGTCGATGAGTCGGTCCAGCGCTTCGACAACATGAAGGTCGGCGACAAGGTCACCGCGAAGTATTACGAAGAGGTGGCCTTCGAGCTGAAGAAGCCGGGCGAGGTCGTCCCCGCCGAGTCGCAGGCCGGCGTCACCGGCAGCATTCCGGGCGCCAAGCCGGGCGGCGTTGCCGGCACCCAGGACACGATGACCGTCACCGTGGTGTCCGTCGAGCCCGACACCCCGGCAATTACCGTGAAGACGACCGATGGCCGGATCATCAATCGCCGCGTGGCGAAGAAGAGCTATCTCAAGGACGTGGCGCCGGGCGACACCATCGTGATCACCAAGACCCAGGCGCTGGCGATCGACGTCGCGGAAGACAAGTAAGTAAGGAAGGATTCATCGTCGGCGGCCGGAGCTGCGGCGGCATCCCGCGGCTCCGGCGCGCAGACTCGCCCGCAATATCCTCAACGTCCAGCCCGTCGTTCCCTTCTCCCGTCGACAAGGAGTGATCCCGGGATGCGACTTGCCGCAATCGACGGACAAGAGGATCCTTTGGACACATCGCCCGAGTTCCGGCACGACCAGCCAAGGCCCTGCGCCGACGGATCGGGCTTCTCATCGAGGAGGATTGCCATGTTGCGGAAGGCGTGGGTCGGGGTGGGGCTCTTCATGCTGCTCGGAGCGGCGCCGGCGCTGTGCGACAACCTCGCCGGAGCCGATCGCATGCTGTGCTCGGCTTCGACCGTCATCAAGTGCGGGGAAACCGGGGATTGCGTCATCGGGTCTCCCATGGAGCTGAACATCCCGCAATTCATCGAAATCGATCTCAAGGGGAAGCGGCTGAGCACCACGCGAGCGAGCGGCGAGAACCGCAGCACCCCAATCGTCTCGATGACGCGCGAGGACGGCAACCTCGTCATGCAGGGATACGAGAAAGGAAGGGCCTTCAGCTTCGTGGTTTCCGAGGCGACGGGCCTGCTATCGGTCGCCGTGGCCCGGGAAGGGATCAGCGTCACCGTCTTCGGCGCCTGCACCCCGACCTCCACGCGCTGAGTCATCCTGAAATGAAATCAACGGAGAAGCATCCCATGAAGAGACAGATCGTCGCCGCACTCGTCCTGATCTCCGCCTCCGTGGCGCCGCTCGCTTTCGCCCAGAGCCAGCCCGCGCCGCCGTCGGGCCAGAAAACCCTGGCCGCCACGCTGAACGTCTACGCCTTCCCCAACAAGGGGCAGACTCCCAGCCAGCAGTCCGAGGACGAATCGGCCTGCTACCAGTACGCCGTCACCAACACAGGCACCGACCCGTTCCAGCTGCAAAAGCAGGCCCAGCAGCAACAGCAGCAATCCGCCGAGGCGCAGAAGCAGGCGCAGCAGGCGGGCAAAGGCGCCGGAGCGGCGGGAGCGGTCAAGGGCGCGGCTGCCGGAGCACTGATCGGCGAGATCGCCAGCGACGACGCCGGCGAGGGAGCCGCCTACGGCGCGGCGGCAGGCGTGGTCGCCGGCCGGCGCAAGGCGAAGAAGGGTCAGAAGCAGGCGACCGAGCAGGCCAAGGCCCAGGGAGAGCAGGCGCAGGCCGCCACCGCCGAGCAGATGGACAATTTCAAGAAGGCCTTCAGCGTCTGCCTGGAAGCCAAGAACTACATGGTGAAGTACTAGAGGAATTGACGGTCTCGGCATGAGCTCCTTCGCTCCGGGGTTGCTGATCCCGGCGGCGGGCTTCCTCGCGGCGATCTTCGGCCTGCTGGAGGTGGGACGCTGCCTGGGGCTGCGGCGCATCTCGCGCGGCGAGTCGAAGTGGATTGGCGCGGTGGAAGGAGCGGTCTACGGGCTGCTCGGCCTGTTGCTGGCCTTCAGCTTCTCATTGCCGCCGAGCGATTCGAAGTCCGGCGGCACCTGATCGTGGGGGAAGCCAACACCATCGGCACGGCCTACTGAGGCTGGGTCTATACTGGCGCTGGCCAGCGCGCTGCTGGTCGGCTTCAGCATGGCCGGGAGCGGCCGCAGCTGGACCATACGCTGACTTTCGCGATCTTCATGACCTCGACCCTCTACGTCCTCGCCGACCTCGAATTCCCCCGCCGCGGCTTCATCCGCGTCGATGCCTTCGACCAGGCCCTGGTGGATCTCCGCCGCAGCATCAACCCCGCCCGCTGAATCCGTCTTCAGTATTTTTTCTGAGGGATTCGGTTTCCCGAGAAGGCTGGTCTATCATGAGTTACCCGGTCAGAAGGTATGTCTGTCTGATTCACGTCACGGTTGGCCTCTTCAGCAGTATTCCGCCCTCGCGGGGAGGACATGACGAAGCGACCGGCCCCCTTCCGTTTCAAAGATTGCGCCCTCACGATTCTGTCGCTGGGACGCAGCGCCCATAATCTGCGGGAGCTGCGCGACTGGATCGCCGAGGTCCCGGCGCAGAGCATCGCGCACCACTGCTACGAGAGCCTGCTGCGGCCCGCCTTCGACGATCCCGAGTACCGCAACGATTTCGCGCTGTGGGCCCGCCGCCATCTGCACGACAACGTCCTGGCCGAGAGGCTGGGAGGGATCGATCTTCCGGGAACGGGCGACACCGAGCTGGTGCGGCAGCAGATTCTCGACATCATCGAGGACCGGCTGGCCGAGATCCCCTACGTCCCCTCGGTCCAGCCGGGGCACGAGTTCTTCTTCCTGCGCTCGCAGCGCGTAACGCTGGAGACCGGCATCGAGGCCGCCACGCCCGAAGAGCTGGCGGCGCGCGCTCCGCACCTTCCCTCGGGCAGCATCTTCGTCCACTTCGTCGACGCGCGCCTGCGCCCGCCGCTGCTGCAGGACGATTTCTCCGTCTGGCTGGAAGGGTGGGGCCCCGATTACGACATCTACCGCGAGCGTCTCGCGGGGATCGACTTCCACCTCTGGTCGCTCATGGAGCTGCGCCTGCGGCTCGGCCGGGCGCTGAAGGATCTCACCGAGAAGGAGAAGCCGCGATGATGCCGCCTCTGGAAGCCTATGGCGAAGCGGCGGGCGCCGAGGTCATCCATCATCTGCGCCAGGTGGCCCGCCCCCTCAAGGGGGCCCGGGTGGTGCACGTGAACTCCACCGCGACCGGCGGCGGGGTGGCCGAGATCCTGAGCCGCCTGGTCCCCCTGAAGCGCGAGCTGGGGATCGACGCCTCCTGGGAGATCGTCGAAGGCAATCCGGAGTTCTTCTCGGTCACCAAGCGCTTCCACAACGGGCTGCAGGGCGCTCCGGTGGAGATCAACTCGAAGCTCCTGGACGCCTATCTCGAGGTCAATCGCCGCAACGCCGAGAGGCTCGCCCCCAAGCTGAAAGAGGCCGATTTCGTGCTCATCCACGATCCGCAGCCCGCGGCCTTCATCCGCTTCTTCGAGGGGCGCAAGGGGAAGTGGATCTGGCGCTGCCACATCGACGTGAGCCGGCCCGACCGGGCCATCTGGAAATACCTGCGCGAGTTCGTGCGGCTTTACGACGCCAGCGTCTTCTCGCTGGCCGCCTTCGCGCAGCCGCTGGGGCACCCGCAATACCTGATCCATCCCAGCATCGATCCGCTCAGCGAGAAGAACATGCCGCTGGAGCCGGCCGAGGTGGCCCTCACCGCGCAGAAGTTCAAGGTCGATCCCGAGCGGCCGATGGTCCTGCAGGTCTCGCGCTTCGACCGCTTCAAGGACCCGGTGGGCGTGGTACGCGCCTACCGGCTGACGCGCAAGCATGTCCCCATCCAGCTCGTCATGGCGGGAGGCACCGCCGACGACGATCCGGAAGGGGAGGCGGTCCTGGCTGCGGTGCGCGAGGAGGCGGGCGGCGATCCCGACATCCACCTCCTGCTGCTCCCCTCCGACGCGCACCGCACCATCAACGCCCTGCAGCGCCGCGCCGACATCGTGCTGCAGAAATCAATCAAGGAAGGCTTCGGTCTCACGGTGACCGAGGCGCTATGGAAGGAGCGCCCGGTGATCGGCGGGGAGACCGGCGGCATCGTGCTGCAGGTGGTCAACGGCCACACCGGCTTCCTGGTGAACACGCCGGAAGGGGCGGCATTCCGCATCCGCTACCTGTTGAGCCGCCCGCGGCTGCGCGCCTCGATGGGGCTGAAGGGGCGGCGCTTCGTGCGCGAGAACTTCCTGCTCACCCGCCACCTGCGGGAATACCTGACGATGATGCTGGCCCTGCGAGCTGGCGCCCGCGATCAGATTGAGATCCAATGACGACGCCGGCGTCGCGCCCCACCTTCCTCCAGCTGCCTCCCGATTTCTGGGAGCGCGTCGTCTCGGCGGATTACCGGCTGCTGCTGCTCGACTACGACGGTACCCTCGCTCCTTTCCGTGTGGAGCGCGCATCCGCCGTCCCCATGCCCGGGATCGTGGAGCTCCTGAAGGAGCTTTCCTCGGCATCGCGCTGCCAGGTCGGGATTCTCTCGGGCAGGCCGATCGAGCAGCTCACCGGATTCCTCGGGGAGCTGCCGGTCCATCTGGTCGGGGAGAGCGGCTGGGAAACCCGCTACCGGGAAAGCACGACGATCCATCATCCCCTTCCTCCCGACAGCGAGGCGATGCTGCGTGAGGCCTTCACGGCGGCGGAATCCACTGGATTGTCGCGTTACCTGGAGCGCAAGCGCACCTCCCTGGTCCTGCACACGCGCGGGTTGGATGCTTCCAGGGCGCACGCGCTGGAGGCGTCGTGGCGGGAGCTGTGGAGCACACTGCCCGCCGCGCGATCCTTCTTGAGCTTCGCGCCGGTCAACGGGGGGCAGGAGGCGCGCGCCGCGGGTCGCGACAAGGGGACGGCCGTCCGTGAGATTCTGGCACTGTGCCCCACCGGGACCCTGGCCGTTCACGTGGGAGACGACTGGACCGACGAGGACGCCTTCCGCGAGCTGTTCGGGAGCGGCTTCGGCGTGCGCGTCGGCTCCGCCGATCGTCCCTCCATGGCCACCGGCCGGATCCTCTCCTGCGAAGCGATCAGCGGCTTCCTCAGAATGTGGCGGCAGGCGATCGCCACGGATCCTCCCGTGGGAATCCGCTCATGAGCCGCCTCGTCGTGGTCTCCAACCGCATCCCGATCCCGGTGCCCAGCGGCCAGATAGGGGAGCTCGATATCCCGGCGGGAGGGCTTGCCTCGGCCCTGTTCACGGCCCTGCGCTCGCGTCCCGGGAGCCTGTGGGTCGGCTGGAACGGCAGGATCGAGCCGCGCAAGCAGCTCGGCAACGTGTCGCGCTTCACCCTGCGCGATACCGAGCTGCTCGGCATCCCCTTCACGCAGGGGGAAGTGGACGATTACTACCACGGCTTCTGCAACATGGTGCTGTGGCCCCTGTTCCATTCCTTCCAGGATCGCGCGCGGATCGAGGATCGCGAGCAGGAGGCCTACCGCCGTCTGCAGCACAGGCTGGCCCAGACGCTGCGGCCGCTTGTGCGCGATGACGACCGCGTCTGGGTGCACGATTACCATCTCATCCCGCTGGGCAGGGAGCTGCGGCGCCTCGGATGGCGCGGCCGGTTGGGCTTCTTCCTGCACATCCCCTTCCCGGCGCTCGAGCTCTGGCAGGTGCTGCCGGACCCGCGCGGCTTCCTGGAGGCGCTGCTGGAGTACGACGTGATCGGGTTCCAGACGGAAGGGTACCGGGACAACTACCTCTACTGCTGCCGGCAGGAGCTGGGCGCCCGCTGGGACGAGCGCCACCTTTCCTTCGAGGGGCGCAGGCAGCGGGTCGGGGTCTACCCGGTGGGCATCAACGCGGACGACTTCGCCCCGGCCTCCGGCCAGGCTTCCGGAGAGCGGCCGCGGCGCGGCGTGCTGGGAAAGGTGGTCCGCGGGCGCCGCCTGATCCTGGGCGTCGATCGGCTCGACTACACCAAAGGGATCCCGGATCGGGTCCGGGCCTACGAGAGGTTCCTGAAGGATTATCCGCAGTGGAAAAAGAAGGTCTCGTTCATCCAGATCGCCGCCCCGAGCCGGACGGCAGCAATGCAGTACCAGGAGGAGA
Encoded here:
- a CDS encoding glycosyltransferase, producing the protein MMPPLEAYGEAAGAEVIHHLRQVARPLKGARVVHVNSTATGGGVAEILSRLVPLKRELGIDASWEIVEGNPEFFSVTKRFHNGLQGAPVEINSKLLDAYLEVNRRNAERLAPKLKEADFVLIHDPQPAAFIRFFEGRKGKWIWRCHIDVSRPDRAIWKYLREFVRLYDASVFSLAAFAQPLGHPQYLIHPSIDPLSEKNMPLEPAEVALTAQKFKVDPERPMVLQVSRFDRFKDPVGVVRAYRLTRKHVPIQLVMAGGTADDDPEGEAVLAAVREEAGGDPDIHLLLLPSDAHRTINALQRRADIVLQKSIKEGFGLTVTEALWKERPVIGGETGGIVLQVVNGHTGFLVNTPEGAAFRIRYLLSRPRLRASMGLKGRRFVRENFLLTRHLREYLTMMLALRAGARDQIEIQ
- the otsB gene encoding trehalose-phosphatase; the encoded protein is MTTPASRPTFLQLPPDFWERVVSADYRLLLLDYDGTLAPFRVERASAVPMPGIVELLKELSSASRCQVGILSGRPIEQLTGFLGELPVHLVGESGWETRYRESTTIHHPLPPDSEAMLREAFTAAESTGLSRYLERKRTSLVLHTRGLDASRAHALEASWRELWSTLPAARSFLSFAPVNGGQEARAAGRDKGTAVREILALCPTGTLAVHVGDDWTDEDAFRELFGSGFGVRVGSADRPSMATGRILSCEAISGFLRMWRQAIATDPPVGIRS
- a CDS encoding DUF5752 family protein, encoding MTKRPAPFRFKDCALTILSLGRSAHNLRELRDWIAEVPAQSIAHHCYESLLRPAFDDPEYRNDFALWARRHLHDNVLAERLGGIDLPGTGDTELVRQQILDIIEDRLAEIPYVPSVQPGHEFFFLRSQRVTLETGIEAATPEELAARAPHLPSGSIFVHFVDARLRPPLLQDDFSVWLEGWGPDYDIYRERLAGIDFHLWSLMELRLRLGRALKDLTEKEKPR
- a CDS encoding trehalose-6-phosphate synthase, producing MSRLVVVSNRIPIPVPSGQIGELDIPAGGLASALFTALRSRPGSLWVGWNGRIEPRKQLGNVSRFTLRDTELLGIPFTQGEVDDYYHGFCNMVLWPLFHSFQDRARIEDREQEAYRRLQHRLAQTLRPLVRDDDRVWVHDYHLIPLGRELRRLGWRGRLGFFLHIPFPALELWQVLPDPRGFLEALLEYDVIGFQTEGYRDNYLYCCRQELGARWDERHLSFEGRRQRVGVYPVGINADDFAPASGQASGERPRRGVLGKVVRGRRLILGVDRLDYTKGIPDRVRAYERFLKDYPQWKKKVSFIQIAAPSRTAAMQYQEEKRKIEALVGRVNGEMASHDWVPIRYLYKTYPRPELARFYREADVGLVTPLRDGMNLVAMEYAAAQNPESPGVLILSRCAGAARQLPEALIVNPFVPSSVADGLAQALSMPLEERRERHRALLTRIRQHSVSAWGDRFIRDLDGPSRLDSYNHHPAQAVQRSTK
- a CDS encoding phosphoglucomutase, alpha-D-glucose phosphate-specific (catalyzes the interconversion of alpha-D-glucose 1-phosphate to alpha-D-glucose 6-phosphate), yielding MSPLSPLAGKPAPPEMLIDPSRLEREYYERRPDFDDPAQRVSFGTSGHRGSALRGTFNEGHILAISQAICDFRRSRGTDGPLLLGKDTHALSAPAQRTVLEVLAANGVETILQADDGATPTPVISHAILTRNRGREPGLADGIIITPSHNPPEDGGIKYNPPNGGPAGSEETQWIQERANSLLKSGNRGVRRMAYEAALRSSTTHLEDFIPPYVEDLPAVVDLEAIR